In one Bacteroidota bacterium genomic region, the following are encoded:
- the aat gene encoding leucyl/phenylalanyl-tRNA--protein transferase, which translates to MLNPDLLLYAYRTGLFPMADPDEDDQIYWYAPDPRALMPLDAFHVPHNTAKRVRQQVFEVTVDEDFEATIRACAAPARGRMTTWISEEIIAAYCELHRLGHAHSVEVRQDGVLVGGLYGVALRGAFFGESMFHRARDASKVALVHLVARLRRGGFVLLDTQLQTEHLARFGNTEVSREHYERRLDQALRVATARWDIDMTGWTDDVRHGGFAGEA; encoded by the coding sequence GTGCTCAACCCGGATCTCCTGCTCTACGCCTACCGGACGGGCCTCTTCCCGATGGCCGACCCGGACGAGGACGACCAGATCTACTGGTACGCCCCGGACCCGCGTGCCTTGATGCCGCTCGACGCCTTCCACGTCCCGCACAACACCGCCAAGCGCGTCCGGCAGCAGGTCTTCGAGGTGACCGTGGATGAGGACTTCGAGGCGACGATCCGGGCCTGCGCCGCTCCCGCGCGCGGCCGCATGACGACGTGGATCTCAGAGGAAATCATCGCGGCCTACTGCGAACTGCACCGCCTCGGCCATGCGCACAGCGTGGAGGTGCGGCAGGACGGCGTGCTCGTAGGGGGGCTCTACGGCGTGGCGCTGCGCGGCGCCTTCTTTGGCGAGTCGATGTTTCACCGCGCTCGCGACGCGTCCAAGGTGGCCCTGGTGCACCTCGTCGCGCGGCTGCGGCGGGGCGGCTTCGTGCTGCTCGACACGCAACTCCAGACGGAGCACCTCGCGCGCTTCGGCAACACCGAGGTCTCGCGCGAGCACTACGAGCGCCGCCTCGACCAGGCGCTTCGAGTGGCAACCGCCCGCTGGGACATCGACATGACCGGCTGGACGGACGATGTGCGCCACGGCGGTTTCGCGGGCGAGGCCTAG
- a CDS encoding SDR family oxidoreductase, with protein sequence MLLVTGATGFLGATLVHQLVTAGASVRILRRTTSRLDLLGDTAGAVEHAIGDVTDRASLEAALDGIDGVYHAAAYVGFGGAKDADQLHRVNVRGTAHVADAARVADVGRLVHVSSIAALGRSEAHAGPGGTPIDETATWTPSKLNTAYAESKYLAELEVQRAIAEGLDAVLVNPAVIFGPGRPGENTMQIVEQVRDRKLPAVPSGGTCVVDVEDVASGMRRAMADGATGERYIFGGENLSWRALIDTLAAALGVPAPKRTLPPRLALAAATLMEAGSFVTRRHSNITRESVRMASRSFRYSNAKARADLGCTFRPFAATAARIASVVASPGA encoded by the coding sequence ATGCTCCTCGTCACCGGCGCCACCGGCTTCCTCGGCGCGACGCTCGTCCATCAACTCGTCACAGCAGGCGCGTCCGTCCGCATCCTCCGCCGCACCACCTCGCGCCTCGACCTCCTCGGCGACACGGCCGGTGCCGTCGAGCATGCGATCGGCGACGTGACCGACCGCGCCAGCCTGGAAGCGGCGCTAGACGGCATCGACGGCGTCTACCATGCGGCGGCCTACGTTGGCTTCGGCGGGGCAAAGGACGCCGATCAGTTGCACCGCGTCAACGTCCGAGGCACCGCGCACGTCGCCGATGCGGCGCGCGTGGCGGACGTCGGGCGGCTCGTCCACGTGTCGAGCATCGCCGCGCTGGGGCGCTCGGAGGCACACGCCGGGCCCGGGGGAACACCCATCGACGAGACCGCGACGTGGACACCCTCGAAGCTCAACACGGCCTACGCCGAGAGTAAGTACCTCGCCGAACTCGAAGTGCAGCGCGCCATCGCCGAAGGGCTCGACGCGGTGCTGGTCAACCCAGCGGTGATCTTCGGCCCCGGCCGGCCGGGCGAGAACACGATGCAGATCGTCGAGCAGGTGCGCGACCGCAAGCTGCCCGCGGTGCCATCGGGCGGGACGTGCGTCGTCGATGTCGAGGATGTGGCCAGCGGTATGCGGCGAGCGATGGCCGACGGCGCGACCGGCGAGCGCTACATCTTCGGCGGCGAGAACCTGTCGTGGCGCGCCCTCATCGACACGCTTGCGGCGGCGCTCGGCGTGCCTGCACCGAAGCGCACCCTGCCGCCTCGCCTCGCGCTCGCGGCGGCGACCTTGATGGAGGCCGGATCGTTCGTCACGCGGCGGCACAGTAACATCACGCGCGAGTCGGTGCGTATGGCCTCGCGGTCGTTCCGCTACAGCAATGCCAAGGCCCGCGCCGACCTCGGCTGCACCTTCCGCCCCTTCGCCGCCACCGCCGCACGCATCGCCTCAGTGGTCGCCAGTCCTGGGGCCTAG
- a CDS encoding complex I NDUFA9 subunit family protein: protein MRLLLTGGTGFVGTYVSEALLDAGHTLRCLVRGSGDRLDVYGRDGVEIVQGDILKPDTLGSAMAGCDGVVHLVGIIEERPARGITFERIHHEGTANMVAAARTAGVERFVHMSANGAAPDGVSAYQTSKWAGEEAVRAAGFGHVVIFRPSVIFGDPGRGRPEFCSQLWRDLVKPFPILPILGDGQYELQPIHVTEVAAAFAQAVTLEAAHGQAYCVAGTERVTFDEAVDRIARGAGIEPKPKLHQPLWLARLAVNTAGRAGLLPISPAQFAMLIAGNTCAADRLRADFETVERPFTPDSLAYLRGS, encoded by the coding sequence ATGCGTCTTCTCCTCACCGGCGGCACCGGCTTCGTCGGCACCTACGTCTCCGAAGCGCTGCTCGACGCGGGCCACACGCTGCGCTGCCTCGTCCGCGGCTCAGGGGACAGGCTCGACGTGTACGGACGGGACGGCGTCGAGATTGTCCAGGGCGACATCCTGAAGCCCGACACGCTCGGCTCGGCCATGGCGGGGTGCGACGGCGTCGTCCACCTCGTCGGCATCATCGAAGAGCGCCCAGCGCGCGGCATCACCTTCGAGCGAATCCACCACGAGGGCACCGCGAACATGGTCGCGGCAGCCAGGACGGCTGGCGTCGAGCGGTTCGTGCACATGAGCGCCAACGGGGCCGCGCCGGACGGCGTCTCGGCCTACCAGACCTCGAAGTGGGCGGGCGAGGAGGCCGTCCGGGCGGCGGGCTTCGGCCATGTCGTCATCTTCCGCCCATCGGTGATCTTCGGCGACCCCGGGCGGGGGCGTCCCGAGTTCTGCTCGCAGCTCTGGCGCGACCTCGTGAAGCCCTTTCCGATCCTCCCGATCCTCGGCGACGGGCAGTACGAGTTGCAGCCGATCCACGTCACCGAGGTCGCGGCGGCCTTCGCGCAGGCCGTCACGCTCGAAGCGGCGCATGGGCAGGCCTACTGCGTCGCCGGGACCGAGCGCGTCACCTTCGACGAGGCCGTAGACCGCATCGCGCGAGGTGCGGGCATCGAGCCGAAGCCGAAGCTGCACCAGCCGTTGTGGCTGGCGCGGCTGGCCGTCAACACCGCTGGGCGCGCGGGGCTGCTGCCGATCTCGCCTGCGCAGTTCGCCATGCTGATCGCGGGCAACACCTGCGCCGCCGACCGCCTGAGGGCTGACTTCGAGACGGTGGAACGCCCCTTCACGCCGGATTCGCTGGCCTACCTGCGTGGCAGCTGA
- a CDS encoding ferritin-like domain-containing protein, which yields MPSSSVRPDGSPALSRRRFLQFGGVALTAGALAACDSDDPSVDLDDEAVVFDFADDFGVLNFAYAIEQLQAAFYTTVVSAPPREAAETEVETLAAIRDHEIAHRDFFRGAITTAGSTPIPALRLDLRTVDFTSLASILATARVLEDLSVAAYNGAGLLLQDPDLLLIAGKIVSVEARHATVIRDLLANDTAFAVGAEANPATQAVDPATGFDASLSVAAVLEAAAPFFIADLSAVNLSS from the coding sequence ATGCCCTCCTCTTCTGTTCGCCCCGACGGCTCTCCGGCGTTGAGCCGCCGCCGCTTCCTCCAGTTCGGTGGCGTCGCCCTGACCGCTGGCGCCCTCGCCGCGTGCGACTCCGACGACCCCAGCGTCGACCTCGACGATGAGGCCGTCGTGTTCGACTTCGCGGACGACTTCGGCGTGCTCAACTTCGCCTACGCGATCGAGCAGCTCCAGGCCGCCTTCTACACCACCGTCGTCTCAGCGCCACCGCGCGAGGCTGCCGAGACGGAGGTGGAGACGCTCGCGGCCATCCGGGATCACGAGATCGCCCACCGCGACTTCTTCCGCGGCGCCATCACCACGGCGGGCAGCACGCCCATCCCCGCGCTGCGCCTCGACCTGCGGACGGTCGACTTCACCAGCTTGGCCTCGATCCTAGCCACCGCGCGGGTGCTCGAAGACCTCAGCGTGGCCGCCTACAACGGCGCAGGCCTCCTGCTGCAGGACCCCGACCTGCTGCTGATCGCGGGCAAAATCGTCTCCGTCGAGGCCCGGCACGCGACGGTCATCCGCGACCTCCTCGCCAACGACACGGCCTTCGCCGTGGGCGCCGAGGCCAACCCCGCCACACAGGCCGTCGACCCCGCGACGGGCTTCGATGCGAGCCTCAGCGTAGCCGCCGTGCTGGAGGCCGCGGCCCCGTTCTTCATCGCCGACCTCTCCGCCGTCAACCTCTCCAGCTAG
- a CDS encoding ferritin-like domain-containing protein produces the protein MPTSSDSLLGLLDEDHLQALSDAVVDRRRALAQAGRLGAKALVASVPLALASVARPVFGQAMPPTVTEVLNFALVLERLEAEFYRLTNAAGVVPSTREAAFEAIAAHEAAHVRFLEGVLGSDADPAPTFDFTAQGRFDPFNPNDPRVNPTYLVLAQVFEDTGVRAYKGQVANLFSTDVLGAALQIHSVEARHAAFIRTLLGSEAWIAGNTNTTEIPDFDPVYAREQNVRQDVRSLQLRLDVPDLTSVSRSAVEAAFDEPLTMDEVQAILAPFIVG, from the coding sequence ATGCCTACGTCTTCCGACTCCCTCCTCGGCCTGCTCGACGAGGACCACCTGCAGGCGCTGTCTGACGCGGTGGTAGACCGTCGCCGCGCGCTCGCGCAGGCAGGGCGGCTTGGCGCGAAAGCGCTCGTGGCGTCCGTGCCGCTCGCGCTGGCGTCCGTCGCGCGCCCGGTCTTCGGGCAGGCGATGCCGCCGACGGTCACCGAGGTGCTCAACTTCGCCCTGGTGCTGGAGCGCCTCGAAGCAGAGTTCTACCGCCTCACCAACGCCGCTGGCGTCGTCCCCTCGACCCGCGAGGCGGCGTTCGAGGCCATCGCCGCGCACGAGGCGGCGCACGTCCGCTTCCTAGAGGGCGTGCTGGGCAGCGACGCCGACCCGGCCCCGACGTTCGACTTCACCGCCCAGGGCCGCTTCGACCCGTTCAACCCCAACGATCCGCGCGTGAACCCGACCTACCTCGTGCTCGCGCAGGTCTTCGAGGACACCGGCGTGCGGGCGTACAAGGGCCAGGTCGCCAACCTGTTCAGCACCGACGTGCTCGGGGCGGCGCTGCAGATTCACTCCGTGGAGGCACGACACGCCGCCTTCATCCGTACGCTGCTCGGCTCCGAGGCCTGGATCGCTGGCAATACGAACACCACGGAGATCCCCGACTTCGACCCGGTGTACGCGCGCGAGCAGAACGTGCGCCAGGACGTGCGCTCGCTCCAGCTGCGCCTCGACGTGCCGGACCTCACGAGCGTCTCGCGCAGCGCGGTCGAGGCGGCCTTCGACGAGCCGCTGACGATGGACGAGGTGCAGGCCATCCTCGCGCCGTTCATCGTCGGCTAG